A single genomic interval of Gouania willdenowi chromosome 10, fGouWil2.1, whole genome shotgun sequence harbors:
- the rom1b gene encoding rod outer segment membrane protein 1b, giving the protein MLLKLKFNQQRRVRLAQGLWLLSWTAVMCGAFVFCLGVYLKMELFRRAEVMDDSDIHAVPNILMMVGLASIGTNWIASRICQDSLDESRFPRWRVFMLAWFAVATLLCVLLVAVVMLSYALQGRLEESLKVGLRNGIRFYKDTDVPGRCFQKETIDRLQMEFRCCGNNNFKDWFEVQWVSNRYLDFTSKDVKDRVRSNVDGRYLLDGVPFSCCNPASPRPCLQNQLTDNSAHFNYDYQTEELNLYSRGCREALINYYMELMNSTGPGVLSVILIQMSVIMSLRFLQTSVEGAMALEDPEAESEGFLLEKGVKETFEDVKVKVLTMLKAAQINPEAAAAAEESCGGADAENGGEKTPVKTSTPAS; this is encoded by the exons ATGCTGCTGAAGCTAAAGTTCAACCAGCAGAGGCGGGTGCGCCTTGCCCAGGGTCTGTGGCTCCTGTCCTGGACTGCAGTCATGTGTGGGGCCTTCGTCTTTTGTCTGGGGGTTTATCTGAAGATGGAGCTCTTTCGCAGGGCTGAG GTGATGGATGACTCTGACATCCATGCAGTGCCCAACATCCTGATGATGGTGGGCCTGGCATCCATCGGCACCAACTGGATCGCCAGTCGAATATGCCAGGACTCTTTGGACGAAAGCCGCTTTCCTCGCTGGAGAGTCTTCATGCTAGCCTGGTTTGCTGTAGCTACACTGCTCTGTGTTCTACTGGTGGCTGTGGTGATGCTCAGCTACGCCCTGCAGGGACGCCTGGAGGAGTCCTTAAAG GTGGGCCTCAGGAATGGTATCCGCTTCTACAAGGACACTGATGTGCCCGGACGCTGCTTTCAAAAAGAGACCATAGACCGCCTGCAGATGGAGTTCCGCTGCTGTGGAAACAACAATTTCAAAGACTGGTTCGAGGTCCAGTGGGTCAGCAACAGATATCTGGATTTCACCTCCAAAGACGTTAAAGA TCGTGTTCGCAGTAATGTGGATGGCCGCTACCTGTTGGACGGAGTTCCTTTCAGCTGCTGTAACCCCGCCTCCCCTCGGCCATGCCTGCAGAACCAGCTGACAGATAACAGCGCCCACTTCAATTACGACTACCAAACAGAGGAGCTCAACCTGTACAGCCGTGGCTGCAGAGAGGCTCTGATTAACTACTATATGGAACTCATGAATTCAACTGGGCCCGGTGTGCTCTCAGTCATACTAATACAG ATGTCTGTGATTATGAGCCTGAGGTTCCTGCAAACATCTGTGGAGGGAGCCATGGCACTGGAGGACCCTGAGGCCGAGAGTGAAGGATTCCTCTTGGAGAAAGGAGTGAAGGAAACCTTTGAGGATGTCAAAGTGAAGGTTCTAACCATGCTGAAGGCTGCACAGATCAACCCAGAAGCTGCCGCAGCAGCTGAGGAGTCCTGTGGTGGTGCAGATGCAGAGAACGGTGGTGAGAAGACCCCAGTCAAGACCTCCACACCTGCCAGCTAG